A window of the Emys orbicularis isolate rEmyOrb1 chromosome 1, rEmyOrb1.hap1, whole genome shotgun sequence genome harbors these coding sequences:
- the LOC135888417 gene encoding oxidized low-density lipoprotein receptor 1-like, whose translation MDSRSLTLSLCSRPLDSSLCLTLAGAAEMSEQDVTYSELKFHSPNEQQSRQRAEKAMNEDSSSLPPHLQLILVILGIFCLVLLVTIGVLGAKVLQNENPNKQHELLENLTQLQNSLEICHQQKDDLQAKNTNLTNIVNIKVLQNKTLNKQCEIVDNITQLQKTLENCHQQRDDLQAKNTNLTNIVNMKGSDSRSLFCYIFQGDKCRPCPESWIQHGEKCYHFSKEMKTWHKSKEYCSSWGSLLLKIENKEELSFIKSQASFHWIGLSRTAIGHGWVWQDGTAHSTDLFPVKIQEPGEKCALFKAGEAFSHNCTGQYRYICEKRATQKKATERTQGRLQYPWQS comes from the exons ATGGATTCTCgctccctcactctctctctctgttccaggCCACTGGACAGCTCTCTTTGTTTGACTTTGGCTGGTGCTGCAG AAATGAGTGAGCAGGATGTGACCTACTCAGAGCTGAAATTTCATAGTCCTAATGAACAGCAAAGCAGACAGAGAGCTGAGAAGGCCATGAATGAAG ATTCTTCCTCTCTGCCTCCACACCTGCAGCTCATTTTAGTGATTCTTGGAATCTTCTGCCTGGTCTTGTTGGTAACAATAGGTGTCCTGGGTGCTAAGG TTCTCCAGAATGAAAATCCCAACAAACAACATGAATTATTGGAAAACCTCACCCAACTGCAGAACTCTCTGGAAATCTGCCATCAGCAAAAAGATGATCTCCAAGCAAAGAACACAAACCTCACAAATATTGTGAACATTAAAG ttctgcagaacAAAACTCTCAACAAGCaatgtgaaattgtggacaaTATCACCCAACTGCAGAAAACACTGGAAAACTGCCACCAGCAAAGAGATGATCTCCAAGCAAAGAACACAAACCTCACAAATATTGTGAACATGAAAGGTAGTGACTCACGTTCACTATTCTGTTATA TTTTTCAAGGAGATAAATGCAGACCTTGCCCAGAGAGCTGGATACAGCATGGAGAGAAGTGTTAccatttttcaaaggaaatgaaaacaTGGCACAAGAGTAAAGAATACTGCTCTTCTTGGGGATCCCTACTGCTTAAAATAGAGAACAAGGAAGAGCTG AGTTTCATAAAGTCTCAGGCCTCATTTCACTGGATTGGATTATCCCGTACGGCAATCGGTCATGGCTGGGTGTGGCAGGATGGCACAGCCCACTCCACTGACCT ttttccaGTAAAGATACAAGAGCCTGGAGAAAAATGTGCACTTTTCAAAGCTGGGGAAGCCTTCTCCCATAACTGTACAGGCCAATATCGCTATATTTGTGAAAAGAGGGCTACTCAGAAAAAGGCTACTGAACGGACACAAGGAAGATTACAGTATCCATGGCAATCATAA